The sequence ACGGGCTTTCGCCGTCTGCTTGCTGGCCTCGCCGTAGTACTCCTTAGCCACACCGGAAGCCTGCTCGGCGTAGTCCTGCGCGACATCGCTGGCCTGCGCGGCGTAGACCTTCGCCTTGTCCGTGAGACCCGCAGCGGTGGACTTCCACTCGTCGGAGTGATCGTCCACGTAGGAGGCAACTGCGGTGGAAGCCTGGTTGGCGCCGTCCTTGGCCTTGTGGAACAGCTCTTGAGCCTGCTCCTGGGCATTGGCAACCATCTTCTCCTGCTCGGTCTTGCCCGGCAGGGCCTTTTGGACGCGCCACGCAAGTCCCGGCTTGCCCTGGGTATCGGCCGTGGTGATGGCGAGCGCACCCAGCAGGGCCATGTCGGCCACAGCACCACGCTGCATTTCCTTCTTCTGGCGGGAATCCGTCGCGGTCCAGAAGGCGTGACGAGCCACCGTGGTGGGCAACTGGATGGCGGCGAGGGTCGCCGCAGCCAGGCGGGGCTTCTTACCCGTAGCGAGCATTGCAGAAGCGACGAGCTTGGTGGTGGCGATGATGCGAACGTTCTTCTCCGGGTCCTTCGGGATAGCCGTGGCCACGTTCGGGGGGAGGACGCCACGCAACGTGCCCACCACAGCC comes from Corynebacterium heidelbergense and encodes:
- a CDS encoding DoxX family protein, producing the protein MIRTLARPLLASAFALDGAQMLTNSSEYTDNAKAVVGTLRGVLPPNVATAIPKDPEKNVRIIATTKLVASAMLATGKKPRLAAATLAAIQLPTTVARHAFWTATDSRQKKEMQRGAVADMALLGALAITTADTQGKPGLAWRVQKALPGKTEQEKMVANAQEQAQELFHKAKDGANQASTAVASYVDDHSDEWKSTAAGLTDKAKVYAAQASDVAQDYAEQASGVAKEYYGEASKQTAKARKQARKAAKKQAKKLK